In a genomic window of Streptomyces noursei ATCC 11455:
- a CDS encoding type I polyketide synthase: protein MREPAAGADRPTGEESKAVGEDPKLVKYFQRVTAELQRTRERLRELENPVDDPVAVVGMGCRFGGGVGSPEELWELLAAERDVITEFPADRGWTEDQIYHPEPGTPGRSYVRHGAFLDDAADFDSEFFGISPREALGMDPQQRIALEVSWQALESAGIDPAGLRGSRTGVFLGLSNADYATAVREMPEDMLGQLSTGNAGSVTSGRLAYVFGLQGPVLTVDTACSSSLVGIHLAVRSLRTGECTLALAGGVTVLSSPLLFIDYARQRALAPDGRCKPFSSAADGTAWGEGAGMLVLEKLSDARRNHHPVLALLRGSAINSDGTSSGLTAPNGTAQQQVIADALASAGLSPADVDAVEAHGTGTALGDPIEAQALLAGYGRHRGDRPPLLVGAVKSNLAHTQAAAGVAGVVKMVLAMRHSTLPRTLHIGTATPRVDWAQGGVELLTSAVPWPRDGRPRRAGVSAFGVGGTNAHVILEDPGPAPDTEPGDRTVPPLLAWTLSGRTEQALSAQAAALHEYLDRARPDLLDLSWSLATTRAHLPHRAVVFGSRPADLAAGLTALSTGRNDTGSAAVVVSGTAVRNGTTAFLYPHECTPAVVRALAAQYAEAEPFAEHLSACAATLAGLVGWSLTDVLRGDPDVPPLERPDVLAPATLAVLTGVTRVWCASGVRPAALAGHGSGRLAASWAVGWLSLSSALRIAAGCPAGVEPDVVDVPPPAPGVPVLCGDTGRWLRDRPAEDDYRTAPAAESGLAARELRADGHRLLLVFGGDTAGMTAALSDGPAVLAVPEETESAVTGPAALVRALGRAYVMGAAVDWRVVLAGAGARRIPLPGYAFQRSRYWIERQWSMPLLISDDPGTREPDRRSPAALLWALHEQERNGHVETLVRESLNRALGNGPDDQVDADATFRDLGMDSLGAEELRDRLTTGAGVEIELADVLNYPTVVDLTERVLEKLAARAEEGTLDEIVGTARSGNEVPESGTRPVDPAPENADEGDGSLASFYIRAIRTGRINVALRLARAASETRDTFDQDDPRDLAELRKVGAGAGGPTIVGLTPPIFPNLDLPYSYLHAGLDPACDVWSLWSPGFAGEAPLPADRAALMRMLAKPLRRELAGTPLIIAGYSSGGWLAHDLAAHLEQTGVPVTALLLLDSYLPEEEMDQTETRSEFMREQIRRRDLMGMSLDRPDRTVTTSGQIAAMGGYSRIFSGWRPGPLEAPILHLLASEVVAGMPTSSEDHPFPAELAHRVRRLPGDHFTILSQHADLISANLHDWLTEVQPA from the coding sequence ATGCGTGAACCAGCAGCCGGGGCCGACCGGCCGACCGGAGAGGAATCGAAAGCCGTGGGCGAGGATCCGAAGCTCGTCAAGTACTTCCAGCGGGTCACCGCGGAACTCCAGCGCACCCGGGAGCGGTTGCGGGAGCTGGAGAACCCCGTCGACGACCCGGTGGCCGTGGTCGGCATGGGCTGCCGGTTCGGCGGTGGGGTCGGCTCGCCGGAGGAACTGTGGGAACTGCTCGCCGCCGAGCGGGACGTGATCACCGAGTTCCCGGCTGACCGCGGCTGGACCGAAGACCAGATCTACCACCCGGAACCGGGCACGCCGGGCCGCTCCTACGTCCGGCACGGTGCCTTCCTCGACGACGCGGCCGACTTTGATTCCGAGTTCTTCGGCATTTCGCCGCGCGAGGCGCTCGGCATGGACCCGCAGCAGCGGATCGCGCTGGAGGTCAGCTGGCAGGCGCTGGAGTCCGCCGGTATCGATCCGGCTGGGCTGCGCGGCAGCCGCACCGGCGTGTTCCTCGGACTGTCCAACGCGGACTACGCCACGGCGGTCCGCGAGATGCCCGAGGACATGCTGGGCCAGCTCTCCACCGGCAACGCGGGCAGCGTGACCTCCGGTCGGCTGGCCTATGTGTTCGGCCTGCAGGGGCCCGTCCTCACGGTGGACACCGCCTGTTCCTCGTCCCTGGTCGGGATCCACCTGGCCGTGCGGTCGCTGCGCACGGGCGAGTGCACCCTGGCGCTCGCGGGCGGGGTGACCGTCCTGTCCAGCCCGCTGCTGTTCATCGACTACGCCCGGCAACGCGCCTTGGCGCCGGACGGGCGGTGCAAGCCCTTCTCCTCGGCCGCCGACGGCACCGCGTGGGGCGAGGGTGCCGGGATGCTGGTGCTGGAGAAGCTTTCCGACGCACGTCGCAACCACCACCCGGTACTCGCGCTGCTGCGCGGATCGGCGATCAACTCCGATGGCACCTCCTCCGGGCTGACCGCCCCGAACGGAACCGCGCAGCAGCAGGTGATCGCCGACGCGCTCGCTTCGGCCGGCCTGTCGCCCGCGGACGTCGACGCGGTGGAGGCGCACGGCACGGGTACCGCGCTCGGCGACCCGATCGAGGCGCAGGCGCTGTTGGCCGGGTACGGCCGCCACCGCGGCGACCGGCCGCCGCTGCTGGTCGGCGCGGTGAAGTCGAACCTCGCCCACACCCAGGCCGCAGCCGGAGTCGCCGGCGTGGTGAAGATGGTGCTGGCCATGCGGCACAGCACGCTGCCCAGGACCCTGCACATCGGCACGGCGACCCCCCGGGTCGACTGGGCGCAGGGCGGGGTCGAACTGCTCACCAGCGCGGTCCCGTGGCCGCGCGACGGGCGTCCCCGGCGGGCGGGCGTGTCCGCGTTCGGAGTCGGCGGCACCAATGCGCACGTGATCCTGGAGGACCCAGGGCCCGCCCCGGACACCGAGCCCGGCGACCGGACCGTCCCGCCACTGCTGGCCTGGACCCTGTCGGGCAGGACCGAACAGGCGCTGTCCGCGCAGGCGGCCGCGCTGCACGAGTACCTCGACCGGGCGCGCCCGGATCTGCTGGACCTGTCGTGGTCGCTGGCCACCACCCGGGCGCACCTGCCGCACCGCGCGGTGGTGTTCGGCTCCCGCCCGGCCGACCTCGCCGCGGGCCTGACCGCGCTGAGCACGGGCCGGAACGACACCGGGAGCGCCGCGGTGGTGGTCTCCGGCACCGCCGTGCGGAACGGCACCACCGCGTTCCTGTACCCACACGAGTGCACCCCGGCCGTGGTGCGCGCGTTGGCCGCGCAGTACGCCGAGGCCGAGCCGTTCGCCGAGCACCTCTCCGCATGTGCGGCCACGCTGGCCGGGCTGGTCGGCTGGTCTCTGACGGACGTGCTTCGCGGTGACCCGGACGTGCCACCACTGGAGCGGCCGGACGTGTTGGCCCCGGCCACGCTGGCCGTGCTGACCGGCGTGACACGAGTGTGGTGCGCGTCCGGGGTGCGCCCGGCGGCGTTGGCGGGACACGGATCCGGCCGGCTGGCCGCGTCCTGGGCGGTCGGATGGCTGTCCCTGTCCTCGGCGCTGCGGATCGCGGCCGGGTGTCCCGCGGGCGTTGAACCCGACGTCGTGGATGTCCCGCCCCCCGCACCCGGTGTGCCGGTGCTGTGCGGGGACACCGGCCGTTGGCTGCGGGACCGTCCGGCCGAGGACGACTACCGCACGGCGCCGGCTGCCGAATCCGGCCTGGCTGCCCGCGAGCTGCGGGCCGACGGTCATCGACTGCTGCTCGTGTTCGGTGGGGACACCGCGGGCATGACCGCCGCGCTGTCCGACGGTCCCGCCGTGCTGGCCGTGCCGGAGGAGACGGAGAGCGCGGTGACCGGTCCAGCGGCGCTCGTGCGCGCGCTGGGCCGCGCGTACGTGATGGGCGCGGCGGTGGACTGGCGTGTCGTCCTGGCCGGCGCCGGTGCCCGGCGTATCCCGTTGCCCGGCTACGCTTTCCAGCGCAGCCGGTACTGGATCGAGCGCCAGTGGTCCATGCCGCTGCTGATCTCCGACGACCCCGGGACGCGCGAGCCCGATCGGCGCTCGCCCGCGGCTCTGCTGTGGGCACTGCACGAGCAGGAGCGCAACGGCCACGTCGAGACGCTGGTTCGTGAGAGCCTGAACCGGGCGCTGGGCAACGGACCGGACGACCAGGTCGACGCCGACGCCACGTTCCGCGATCTCGGGATGGACTCGCTGGGCGCGGAGGAGCTGCGCGATCGACTCACCACCGGTGCCGGTGTGGAGATCGAACTCGCCGACGTGCTGAACTATCCCACGGTGGTCGATCTCACCGAGCGCGTGCTGGAAAAGCTGGCCGCCCGCGCCGAGGAGGGCACGCTCGACGAGATCGTGGGGACCGCCCGGTCCGGGAACGAGGTCCCGGAATCCGGCACCAGGCCGGTGGACCCGGCGCCCGAGAACGCCGACGAAGGCGACGGCAGCCTGGCCTCGTTCTACATCCGGGCGATCCGCACCGGCCGGATCAACGTCGCCCTCCGCCTGGCCCGCGCGGCCTCCGAGACCCGCGACACGTTCGACCAGGACGATCCGCGCGATCTCGCCGAACTGCGCAAGGTGGGGGCGGGCGCGGGTGGCCCCACGATCGTCGGCCTCACCCCGCCGATCTTCCCCAACCTGGACCTGCCCTACTCCTACCTGCACGCCGGGCTGGACCCCGCGTGCGACGTGTGGTCGCTGTGGTCGCCCGGATTCGCGGGTGAGGCTCCGCTGCCCGCCGACCGTGCCGCCCTGATGCGGATGCTGGCGAAACCGCTGCGCCGTGAGCTGGCCGGCACCCCGTTGATCATCGCTGGCTACTCCTCGGGCGGTTGGCTGGCGCACGACCTGGCCGCGCACCTGGAGCAGACCGGCGTCCCCGTCACCGCGCTGCTCCTGCTGGACTCGTACCTGCCGGAGGAGGAGATGGACCAGACCGAGACCCGCAGCGAGTTCATGCGCGAGCAGATCCGGCGACGTGACCTCATGGGCATGTCGCTCGACCGTCCGGACCGGACGGTGACCACCAGCGGCCAGATCGCGGCGATGGGCGGGTACAGCAGGATCTTCAGCGGATGGCGGCCCGGCCCTCTGGAGGCGCCGATCCTGCACCTGCTCGCCAGCGAGGTCGTCGCGGGTATGCCCACCAGCTCGGAGGACCACCCGTTCCCGGCCGAACTGGCGCACCGCGTGCGCAGGCTGCCCGGCGATCACTTCACCATCCTGTCCCAGCACGCCGACCTGATCTCAGCGAACCTGCACGACTGGCTGACGGAGGTGCAGCCCGCATGA
- a CDS encoding cytochrome P450 has translation MTTFPDLPDAAEALERFPFDDGRGIEVNERFRELRQRKGLLRVRLAYGEPTWLVTRYADVRLVLGDARFSRAMSVGRDFPRQEEATDVAGLMTLDAPEHTRLRKLLLKALSRSRMEAQRPAVHAAADDALSSAMNAGQGMDIVVDYAKQIGVLSFCDLLGVPASDRVAVESTCAALLPDSGVGPEDRMRRFGALRTCTEQLIAERRARPRDDLMSAMIQARDEEDRLTDTELIDLVFTLLLASFETIITQIPNCVYVLTRGNRALWNRLRANPAGLPAAVEELLRNNASAGAGMFVRYAREDVNVGGTLVRAGEALTVVNESANHDPARFEDPDVIDFTRPPGGHLTFGHGPHHCAGAQLGRIDLQEGLRVLLTRTPELTVRDITWRERPHIRGAVAMRVTWQGGPE, from the coding sequence ATGACGACCTTTCCCGATCTTCCCGACGCCGCAGAGGCACTGGAGCGCTTCCCCTTCGACGACGGCCGCGGCATCGAGGTCAACGAGCGGTTCCGAGAGCTGCGGCAGCGCAAGGGGCTGCTCCGGGTGCGGCTCGCCTACGGTGAACCCACCTGGCTGGTCACCCGCTACGCGGACGTCCGGCTGGTGCTGGGCGATGCGCGGTTCAGCCGCGCGATGTCGGTCGGCCGGGACTTCCCGCGCCAGGAAGAAGCGACGGACGTCGCCGGGCTGATGACCCTGGATGCCCCCGAACACACCCGGCTGCGCAAGCTGTTGCTCAAAGCCCTCAGCAGATCCCGTATGGAAGCGCAGCGCCCGGCGGTGCACGCGGCGGCGGACGATGCGCTGTCGTCGGCGATGAACGCCGGGCAGGGCATGGACATCGTGGTGGACTACGCGAAGCAGATCGGCGTGCTGTCCTTCTGCGACCTGCTCGGCGTGCCGGCCTCGGACCGGGTGGCGGTCGAGTCGACCTGCGCGGCGCTGCTCCCCGACAGCGGCGTCGGCCCCGAGGACAGGATGCGGCGGTTCGGTGCCCTGCGTACCTGCACCGAGCAGCTCATCGCCGAGCGTCGGGCCCGCCCCCGCGACGACCTGATGTCGGCGATGATCCAGGCCCGGGACGAGGAGGACCGGCTCACCGACACCGAGCTGATCGACCTGGTCTTCACCCTGCTGCTGGCCAGTTTCGAGACGATCATCACCCAGATTCCGAACTGCGTCTACGTTCTCACGCGGGGCAACCGTGCGCTCTGGAACCGGCTGCGTGCGAATCCGGCCGGGCTGCCGGCGGCGGTCGAGGAGCTGCTGCGCAACAACGCCTCCGCCGGTGCCGGCATGTTCGTCCGCTATGCGCGGGAGGATGTCAACGTCGGCGGCACGCTGGTGCGCGCGGGCGAAGCCCTGACCGTCGTCAACGAGTCGGCCAACCACGACCCGGCCCGATTCGAGGACCCCGACGTGATCGACTTCACCCGGCCACCCGGTGGACACCTCACTTTCGGTCATGGCCCGCACCACTGCGCCGGCGCCCAGCTCGGGCGCATCGACCTCCAGGAGGGACTGCGGGTGCTGCTCACCAGGACCCCGGAGCTGACCGTCCGCGACATCACGTGGAGGGAACGGCCGCACATCCGGGGGGCGGTGGCGATGCGCGTGACCTGGCAGGGCGGCCCGGAATGA
- a CDS encoding cupredoxin domain-containing protein, with protein MVVHCFGSPRPARDGVRFLALIALTAATACSSGSTPAPTGSPSASAKPATTITVTMKEYSLALSPAHAAAGTVTFVADNAGAVAHALTVAGPGVSDAHTSTVAPGGKARLTVTLQAGSYELWCPIGNHRELGMDTHLQVGGKSPASQAPGSAAATATATGQ; from the coding sequence ATGGTCGTGCACTGCTTCGGATCTCCGCGCCCCGCCCGCGACGGAGTGAGGTTCCTGGCGCTCATCGCGCTGACCGCCGCCACCGCGTGCTCCAGCGGTTCGACCCCGGCTCCGACCGGGAGTCCGAGCGCGAGCGCGAAGCCGGCCACGACGATCACCGTCACGATGAAGGAGTATTCACTGGCCCTCTCGCCGGCCCACGCGGCCGCGGGGACCGTCACGTTCGTCGCGGACAACGCCGGCGCCGTCGCACACGCACTGACCGTCGCGGGGCCCGGCGTGTCCGACGCGCACACCTCGACCGTCGCGCCCGGCGGCAAGGCGCGGCTCACCGTCACCCTCCAGGCCGGCAGCTACGAACTGTGGTGCCCCATCGGCAATCATCGGGAACTCGGCATGGACACCCACCTCCAGGTCGGTGGGAAGAGCCCGGCGTCACAGGCCCCCGGCAGCGCCGCCGCGACCGCGACCGCGACCGGGCAGTAG
- a CDS encoding DUF6529 family protein encodes MSRLPLRAEPRQFLGLLWLLLPLAVTAALFWFGLVHTPEHRRSFFGTHGPAVILLKSQLGSALLGLALIQLLLALWMYGRLPGLRAAPHPVGTVHRVIGMFAFLFSIPIALQCILAYGVSLTGPRQALHSLAGCFLYGAFVAKVVVVRHRRWPGWALPLAGGTLVTVIVLAWYSAAFWYLNGFRVPGL; translated from the coding sequence GTGTCACGCCTCCCCCTCCGCGCCGAACCCCGGCAGTTCCTGGGGCTGCTGTGGCTGCTACTGCCCCTGGCGGTGACCGCCGCCCTGTTCTGGTTCGGCCTGGTACACACCCCGGAGCACCGGCGCAGCTTCTTCGGGACGCACGGCCCCGCCGTCATCCTGCTCAAGTCCCAGCTGGGCAGCGCCCTGTTGGGACTGGCTCTGATCCAGTTGCTCCTCGCGCTGTGGATGTACGGCCGGCTGCCCGGCCTGCGCGCCGCGCCGCACCCAGTGGGCACCGTGCACCGCGTGATCGGTATGTTCGCTTTCCTGTTCTCCATCCCGATCGCCCTGCAGTGCATCCTCGCCTACGGCGTCAGCCTGACCGGGCCCCGCCAGGCGCTGCACTCGCTCGCCGGCTGTTTTCTCTACGGGGCCTTCGTCGCCAAGGTCGTCGTGGTGCGCCACCGCCGCTGGCCGGGCTGGGCACTCCCGCTCGCCGGTGGCACGCTCGTCACGGTGATCGTTCTGGCCTGGTACTCGGCGGCGTTCTGGTACCTGAACGGCTTCCGGGTGCCCGGCCTGTAG
- a CDS encoding cytochrome P450, producing MGPVNEPPRLPGGSFAAWSRDRLALARRGADECGDVWQLEPGVYVAATAGVCEAVLHRAQDFPKPSSPLFPPLKRAGGAPTPEERAHARAARMRGLRPQAVAARIGEIAPGTARFVDEWPTDRDVEILPLVRPVLAEIGVRYLFSEDAPVLLPFAWQLFVAREVLVRPSRWVWPRWVPTPARRFRTRRQVAFTNALRPIVRRRRASGLLGDDVLGQMLRPSARYGPLSEEAVLDTLPGITVATFETPARAAGWILLHLARYAQAADRVAAEAALLPADPTTTTSTHLDNLQYARALVREVLRLHPPSWLLTRRAPRQTQLADYTIDAGSTVLVCPYTAHRDAREHPEPDRFRPERWLDDAGSPAKPGVFLGFGTGPHGCEGAALAMAMLTLMTAQTARRYHLSEPPGAEPGYRVTTFEGLATAGLHLRATLRD from the coding sequence ATGGGCCCAGTGAACGAGCCGCCGCGGTTGCCCGGAGGCAGCTTCGCGGCCTGGAGCCGCGACCGGCTGGCACTGGCGCGCCGTGGCGCCGACGAGTGCGGGGATGTCTGGCAGCTGGAGCCGGGGGTCTACGTAGCCGCTACGGCCGGGGTGTGTGAAGCGGTCCTGCACCGGGCGCAGGACTTCCCCAAGCCGTCCTCGCCCCTCTTCCCGCCGTTGAAGCGGGCCGGCGGAGCGCCGACGCCCGAGGAGCGTGCGCACGCTCGCGCCGCCCGCATGCGCGGACTGCGCCCGCAGGCGGTTGCGGCCCGGATCGGTGAGATCGCACCTGGGACCGCTCGATTCGTCGACGAGTGGCCCACGGACCGGGACGTCGAGATTCTGCCCCTTGTCCGGCCCGTCCTGGCGGAGATCGGTGTGCGCTACCTCTTCTCCGAAGACGCTCCCGTCCTGCTGCCCTTCGCCTGGCAGCTCTTCGTGGCCCGGGAGGTGCTCGTACGACCCTCGCGCTGGGTGTGGCCGCGCTGGGTCCCCACACCGGCACGGCGGTTCCGCACACGCCGGCAAGTCGCCTTCACCAACGCTCTGCGGCCCATCGTCCGCCGACGCCGTGCATCGGGCCTGCTCGGTGACGACGTGCTGGGACAGATGCTCCGGCCCTCCGCCCGCTACGGTCCGCTGTCGGAAGAAGCCGTCCTCGACACCCTCCCCGGAATCACCGTCGCCACCTTCGAGACTCCCGCCCGGGCAGCCGGATGGATCCTGCTCCACCTGGCCCGATACGCCCAGGCCGCGGACCGCGTCGCCGCCGAAGCCGCCCTGCTGCCCGCCGACCCGACCACGACGACCAGCACCCACCTCGACAACCTGCAGTACGCCCGGGCGCTGGTACGCGAAGTGCTCCGACTGCACCCCCCGAGCTGGCTGCTCACCCGGCGCGCCCCGCGACAGACTCAGCTCGCCGACTACACCATCGACGCCGGGTCCACCGTTCTCGTCTGCCCCTACACCGCCCACCGCGACGCACGGGAACACCCCGAGCCGGACCGGTTCCGGCCCGAACGCTGGCTCGACGATGCGGGCTCGCCGGCGAAACCCGGGGTCTTCCTCGGCTTCGGTACCGGGCCGCACGGCTGCGAGGGAGCCGCCCTGGCCATGGCCATGCTCACGCTCATGACCGCGCAGACCGCCCGCCGCTACCACTTGAGCGAGCCGCCCGGCGCGGAACCCGGCTACCGGGTCACCACCTTCGAAGGTCTGGCAACCGCCGGCCTGCACCTGCGTGCCACCTTGCGCGACTGA
- a CDS encoding GNAT family N-acetyltransferase — MASSWTGNRVRLRAVEPDDWTAFARFADDDEPRAGRLELPRSAESYRAWAKEQAVAECDDDRFRLAVEATVTGELVGTVGSHRIGPHSGWFEFDITIGAGHRRKGYATEAVVLLLRFMFAERRYHKCLAAVLAHNEASLALFRGLGFTEEGRLREHVFFAGRHHDLVMMGMLVDEFDRRHTMSGP, encoded by the coding sequence ATGGCATCGTCCTGGACCGGCAATCGGGTACGCCTGCGCGCTGTCGAGCCCGACGACTGGACGGCGTTCGCGCGTTTCGCCGACGATGACGAGCCGCGAGCGGGACGGCTGGAGCTGCCGCGGTCCGCCGAGAGCTACCGTGCCTGGGCGAAGGAGCAGGCCGTCGCCGAGTGCGATGACGACCGCTTCCGGTTGGCGGTCGAAGCGACGGTCACGGGAGAGCTGGTCGGTACGGTCGGCTCACATCGCATCGGCCCTCACTCAGGCTGGTTCGAGTTCGACATCACCATCGGCGCAGGCCACCGGCGCAAGGGCTACGCGACGGAAGCCGTGGTGCTGCTGCTGCGCTTCATGTTCGCCGAGCGGCGCTATCACAAATGCCTGGCGGCGGTCTTGGCCCACAACGAGGCATCGCTGGCACTCTTTCGTGGGCTCGGCTTCACCGAGGAGGGGCGTTTGCGGGAGCACGTTTTCTTCGCCGGCCGGCACCACGACCTCGTCATGATGGGCATGCTCGTCGACGAGTTCGACCGGCGACACACGATGAGCGGACCATGA
- a CDS encoding ferredoxin, giving the protein MKVVVDLSRCVGYAQCAFLAPEAFRMHGEEALMYAPNPDDAQRDQVLRAAAACPVQAILVDQLEARHTPAEASPS; this is encoded by the coding sequence GTGAAAGTTGTCGTTGATCTTTCCCGATGTGTGGGGTACGCGCAGTGCGCGTTCCTGGCTCCGGAGGCGTTCCGGATGCACGGTGAGGAAGCGCTCATGTACGCCCCGAACCCCGACGACGCCCAGCGCGACCAGGTGCTCCGCGCCGCGGCGGCCTGCCCGGTCCAGGCGATCCTGGTCGACCAGCTGGAGGCGCGGCATACCCCGGCGGAGGCGTCGCCGTCATGA
- a CDS encoding chitinase, translated as MRKSPRIALAAAVAGALSTLGITAASADTTHLQSTRPAAHLDAAQFAPFVDMSNSAEGQLDVAITNHGVKTYTAAFTIGAGCNNIWGDTLPVGNDPNVDPEIAKAKAEGANVIISSGGASGEPLAFTCTDQSQIDAGYQKELTAYGTNSLDFDIEGAAVADTAGVARQMTAIKDLKASTSGLTASVTLPVMPTGLTADGVNVLKAAKAAGVQLDNVNIMTMDYGQGTGTDMGAAAISAGKATLAQMQSVDPGYTYANLGITPMIGVNDDGSTFSLADAASVASWAASNGVGRMSYWSVSRDQACSAVAKAQALGNGGMDAARIMRPASSPVCSGVAQSPFAFTDALSNG; from the coding sequence ATGAGGAAATCCCCCCGCATAGCCCTGGCGGCGGCAGTCGCCGGAGCGTTGTCCACCCTCGGAATCACCGCCGCCAGCGCGGACACCACACACCTGCAGTCGACCCGCCCGGCGGCCCACCTTGACGCGGCACAGTTCGCCCCGTTCGTGGACATGAGCAACTCCGCCGAGGGCCAGCTCGATGTGGCCATCACCAACCATGGCGTGAAGACCTACACCGCCGCTTTCACCATCGGCGCCGGTTGCAACAACATCTGGGGCGACACTCTCCCCGTCGGCAACGACCCGAACGTCGACCCGGAGATCGCCAAGGCCAAGGCCGAGGGCGCCAACGTGATCATCTCCTCCGGCGGAGCAAGCGGTGAACCGCTGGCCTTCACCTGCACCGACCAGAGCCAGATCGACGCGGGCTACCAGAAGGAACTCACCGCCTACGGCACCAACTCCCTGGACTTCGACATCGAGGGCGCGGCCGTCGCGGACACCGCAGGCGTGGCCCGGCAGATGACCGCGATCAAGGACCTCAAGGCGAGCACCTCCGGGCTCACCGCCTCGGTGACGCTGCCGGTGATGCCCACCGGCCTGACCGCCGACGGCGTCAACGTGCTCAAGGCAGCCAAGGCGGCCGGTGTGCAGCTGGACAACGTCAACATCATGACGATGGACTACGGGCAGGGCACCGGCACCGACATGGGCGCGGCCGCGATCAGCGCGGGCAAGGCCACCCTGGCGCAAATGCAGTCCGTGGACCCCGGCTACACCTACGCCAACCTCGGCATCACCCCGATGATCGGTGTGAACGACGACGGCTCCACCTTCAGCCTGGCCGACGCCGCTTCGGTGGCGAGCTGGGCGGCGAGCAACGGGGTCGGCCGGATGTCCTACTGGTCCGTCAGCCGCGACCAAGCGTGCAGCGCGGTTGCCAAGGCCCAGGCGTTGGGCAACGGCGGCATGGACGCCGCGCGCATCATGAGGCCGGCTTCCTCGCCGGTATGCAGCGGCGTCGCCCAGTCGCCGTTCGCCTTCACGGACGCACTCAGCAACGGCTGA
- a CDS encoding cysteine hydrolase family protein produces the protein MSTALLVMDVQQAVVDIADDGSGYLPRLRRAIDGARAANIPVIYVVIALRPGFPEVGTHNRALAAIAQAGLYIEGAPGTEIHPEVAPQPGDIVVTKRRASAFSGSDLDMVLRARGIDSLVLTGIATSAVVLYTLCQANDLDFDLTVLSDGCLDLDPHIHRMLIEQLFPQWADVTTIDNWLTTITPQ, from the coding sequence ATGAGCACCGCCCTTCTCGTGATGGACGTCCAACAGGCCGTCGTCGACATCGCCGACGACGGCTCCGGCTATCTGCCACGCCTGCGCAGGGCAATCGACGGAGCCCGGGCCGCGAACATCCCCGTGATCTACGTGGTCATCGCCTTGCGCCCCGGCTTCCCTGAAGTCGGCACGCACAACAGAGCCCTCGCCGCCATCGCACAGGCCGGCCTCTACATCGAAGGCGCCCCAGGCACCGAGATCCACCCCGAGGTAGCACCCCAGCCCGGCGACATCGTGGTCACCAAGAGACGAGCGAGTGCCTTCTCAGGCAGCGACCTCGACATGGTCCTCAGAGCACGCGGAATCGACAGCCTCGTACTCACCGGCATCGCCACCAGCGCGGTAGTGCTCTACACCCTGTGTCAAGCCAACGACCTCGACTTCGACCTCACCGTCCTCTCCGACGGCTGCCTCGACCTGGACCCGCACATACACCGCATGCTCATCGAGCAACTATTCCCACAATGGGCGGACGTCACCACCATCGACAACTGGCTCACCACCATCACACCCCAATAG